The sequence gattttatttaaatcattggaatttttatttaccttATATGGACAAGTTTCATCTTTAGCTGTATAAGGTAAAAATTTATCAAGAGGAATTCCTTGTAATTTGGCAAGCTTGGAAACTAAAAAAGGATATCCACCATGGCAACCCTGATCATAAAAAGAACATGATAAAACTGATTGTATTGATAAATTATCATCAAAGTTATTCAAATACTCTTTCTCGAATTGTTTTGTTAAACTTATTTCAATTCGTCTTTTAAAAACGTATAATAGAGAAGCAATATAACAAGAACCGCATTTTAATTGATTTAAAACATCATATTCTcttgtattattattataaggATCTCCCCATGTAAATGCAGAAGGTAATTCATCTATTTCTAACTCTCTTTTTGGAACgtctattatattttcataattttttaaatcaagtTCATTATTTGCTTCTCTTGTTTCTAACATATTACTAGAATATGCATctcctttataatttaacTCTATAAGAGAGTGAGAGACAACACTAAAGGACTTTCccttattctttttattttgtatttgTTCGTGTGAGCTACAAGGACATgcatatttttgttttaaatgaGCActcaaatttttatttattttcttttttttcccaTGATGCTTATCCCTATGCCAATTTAACTCagtattttcattataattttctattttttttttagaaaatgtTGAAATTTGATGATTTTTTCTCTCTTCATCATGATCATCATCTTCTTTTCTTaagttattttcattattaaatataaaactatgtgaatatatttcattatgtTCATAATCATTCTCcagaaaattattatatttttctaagtTATCTTTAGAAATATTCACATAAGGATTTTCTGAATTGTAACTATTTAAATCTTCACTATTATAAAAAACTTTTTCAGCATAGAAACATGCAAAATATTGCTGATTATTTTCATGTGACATATCTAACCATCCAAATcgtattttattataattagtAACATAACAGTTTGTTTCACCATTAGAGTCCAATGTGTCATTGTTAGTAATTTGGTCACAATTTCCATTTGGTTCATAATGCATTAATGCTGTATATGTTTCATTATCTATTCTAATTTCAAATCCCTCATCATATATTGTTGTCCACGTACCAATAACTCTATTATCTTCATCATATACTACCAAAACTTTCCAATTTTTTCTATGCTCATTATTTGTTGTGTCATAAATATCACCATATAAGACAAAATGATCGGATAATATTACATTTAATTCCGAAACAAATTCATAATTCATATCaattaaatgttttttataatcttttatttttacattatcTACATTACTATTGGGTTGATTTGAACCACAAGTAGATATAGTAGGAGACATTTTTGTTCTTAAAATTTTCCATTTTCCAATCAAATGCCTTATTTCTACATGAATAGGTAAAT comes from Plasmodium relictum strain SGS1 genome assembly, chromosome: 9 and encodes:
- the DPAP1 gene encoding dipeptidyl aminopeptidase 1, putative, coding for MRKAQNASILILVLLNILYVKFITADLPIHVEIRHLIGKWKILRTKMSPTISTCGSNQPNSNVDNVKIKDYKKHLIDMNYEFVSELNVILSDHFVLYGDIYDTTNNEHRKNWKVLVVYDEDNRVIGTWTTIYDEGFEIRIDNETYTALMHYEPNGNCDQITNNDTLDSNGETNCYVTNYNKIRFGWLDMSHENNQQYFACFYAEKVFYNSEDLNSYNSENPYVNISKDNLEKYNNFLENDYEHNEIYSHSFIFNNENNLRKEDDDHDEERKNHQISTFSKKKIENYNENTELNWHRDKHHGKKKKINKNLSAHLKQKYACPCSSHEQIQNKKNKGKSFSVVSHSLIELNYKGDAYSSNMLETREANNELDLKNYENIIDVPKRELEIDELPSAFTWGDPYNNNTREYDVLNQLKCGSCYIASLLYVFKRRIEISLTKQFEKEYLNNFDDNLSIQSVLSCSFYDQGCHGGYPFLVSKLAKLQGIPLDKFLPYTAKDETCPYKVNKNSNDLNKINNGSGKLREIKALFNENRHSYTDEAYDDDSINSDSNKWYAKDYNYIGGCYGCNQCDGEKIMMNEIYKNGPIVASFEATPDFYNYEDGVYYVNEYPHAKRCSVDTNSLNVFNITGWEKVNHAIVIVGWGEEIIDGKKYKYWTARNSWGKNWGKNGYFKIIRGINFNGIESQTIYIEPDFTRGAGAVILDKMKKELKN